GATAAgagcaaatatttaattcgtACTAATATGAACCTTATTCGTATTAATGTAAGATTGAAAATTCATCGTATATTCCTGTATGTCTGAGAATTAATATGCGGTATTTTTGCAATAATTGACAACCGCACGAGAAGGGACACGGaaaagcttgtttacattaatcAAGTAGAATAGGGATGATAATTCgctatacaataaaaaaatattagacacacGTTTTTTGGTCTTTTTGTAAACAGCATAATTGATATAAGTAAACTGTTTTGAGGTTTAGGGGAGGAGGCTGGTGACTATCCGATTCCGTAAGTTTTTTatacaatcgtgacgtcacgcttaTGGGTATCCATTAATATGCAGTTTAGCTACAAAACAGAAACTGATATAAAATtgccatcatccctattcattgttaaataaaattctagtaaaacatcaaaaacgttctaatattataaacgcgaaagtttgaatgttgttcctttttcacgtaaaaaccactgaacggatttagatgaaacttacTGTACAGTTATTTTATAACCAGGGTCTGGTAGATCcccattttatgttcccgttggAGCAATACCGATTTCTACCGGGAGGGCTTGCAACTACCAgcctataaaatgttatatcgtcaccattaaaaactttaatgaaatatttgttattgcCGTGCCGTGTCATGCGTACATCATAAACAAAACCTCCGTAATGAGGGCGCCAATactataatgtttttgttttaaacaatgacCTATTTTGAAATGTCACAATTGATTACAAAGACATACATTATGGCATTTGCTCAATCTTTGCGTATGTTTGATGTAAAATTCGTCGCTCGTCACTGAATTATAACTCCACAAGTTTATCGATCAGAAGTAGAGCTAAGTCTTATTTCAAAAGGGCTTCAGTTCGTTCTTAATTACAAAACCAAAAACCAGGACGATTTGGTACTTCCAAAAAACCATTCaattgtaaaacaattatttcgaTAGcgtatgttaattaattacaagtaAGCCGTGAGTCACGTGttttagataattttgtttatgacTCCATGGATTGACAGGAAGTTAATTAAGTCAGGACAtttaaacaagaataaattaattatatacaaatactgCCAGAGCCGTTGCACAATAAACGATTCAAGTTTTCGATACCTGACTTCATTCTTCATACCTGTCTTCAACTTTTGAGATTGTCTTCCAATAATTGCTTGAATGTTAAAATCAATAGGGAGAATGACTCcaaattataaagttaaagGTAGATGCCGTTTATAGCCCCATCTTGCTCCTTCTTAGCTACTGTAATGAAATTGTCTTCTTTTAAGAAGTGGTGGTAGGCCGCTTGATTAAGCCCAAACATTGGCGCAAAAGGTTCCACAGCAAAATCGAGCTTTCTGAAATGAGAGTGCATTTGAATCAAATAAGTTTGGAAACAGACCCagaatatgaaagaaaaaagtcACTCCTGGGTACACAGACCTCTAGTCTCTCCCTCCCTCTAGTCCGTAGGGAAGGTTTGTGAATCGATGCCACTGGCTCACTGCCGACTTGCGTTTTCATATTTCGATATTTGAAAACCAGGCTTTCGCACAAGTTGATAACAAAGGCAAGCTACAAGAAGCAGAAGattgttttcctttaaaatattcttgtacagTGACGTAACAAGGTTCATTGTAACGTGTACACGTGCATCATTTTGTTTGGCTTCCTAAACCTCCGAGCGATTAACATTAGCCCAACGTATGTCACACTCGAGTTCGGTGATTAACCCCATAATATTTGCAAAGGAAAAATGCCACCACGTGCTAAGTACCTAAAGGCTAATTTACGCAAGAAATTCTATATGAGTCGCGAGTAACCAAGTCTTGTTTTAAGGGTGTTTTATTATCGCCAGAAATTTGCCTTTGAATATGATTATTTGTCGACTGGTCTTAATGAGACTTAGGTGTTAAAAAAGTGTGgtgtataagtaggtacttattggAAATATTATAGGGTGTTGAGTGGTGGTGGATTTGTATGAATATGGTAGCAAATTCGAACAAAGAAAACcagttaaatatgatttattctAGGACACTACTAACGACCGTCAAGTTAAGCAAAAATCTAAAGAAAACCTGCATTAACAAAAGGACTGCTAAATACTTTTCATATAAGACCAAACAGgtatataaattttacaaatttttcaaTTACTACACACGTCCTAATACAATATTTTCCTATTTCCAGGATTCCCATCTGAGCTGGTATACTACGGGTCGGCGATGTGGGAGACATTGTACGGCATCATCCTAGCCTTCCCATTAGTCTGCTGGATCTTCGTGCCGGTGTATTACAGACTTCATACTAACTCTGTCTATGAGTATCTACAGGTAAGGCCGGTTGTTTGCAAAATTTGTTGATCATAAGATAGACTTTTTTTATAAGAGGACCTGCTCTTTCGATAAGTGATGTCTTCTTAGTACTGTGATTTGTTAAGGGCTGTCATGGAAATTGGCACAAATCCTTTTTGTTCTGTTACTTAAATCAGcttccataaaaataaaaatatttttcctctaATTAATCCCAACAGAGAGCTGAAAAAATTGATATCACTGTTTTCCTCCACAGATGCGATTCGGTTCCCGATGGGTTCGTCGCATGGCAGCCGCGACATTCCTTCTGCGGCAGGTCCTGAACCTGTCAGTGACCGTGTACACGCCTACAGTGGCCCTGCATGCTGTACTGGCTTTGCCCCACTGGGCGTCGGCTGCAGCGCTGACAATTGTTGGAATCGTCTTCAATTTGCTTGGAGGATTAGCTGCGGCGATTAGGTAATTTTCTTTATGATGGGTCATTTGCAAATGAGTTCTGTCTTGTTCTTGgtaaatggaattaaaaatacgAGTCGGAATCGCGATACTTAGGGTTCCTTTCAAAATAGACTAGGTACCTAAGGCAAATATGGAACAAAATTAGTGTCCAATTAAATTCTCGGCCGTTTCTTAACCTTttataacggcaacagaaaCACGTCATGAGAAATTTTAACCATGAAGCTCCTCATACCTTCAgggttaaaatatataatggaaatatattttcaggAAATATATAATGGTGAtaaacggacggacagatagagAAGCCTCAATAATAGTAGTccgtttttaaactttgaattcGAACCCTTTAAATGGGTAAGACTCATATGCTTCCTTGTCTTTCTACAGGCATTAAACGTTCCAACTGGTACTCGCACTAACCATCAATAATTTGTTCTGCCgtcaaaaatattgtatgtttataCATAATGAAGTTCAAAATGTTATCGTCATCGTCAGCAAAAGGGTTTCCCCTTTTGCTTCAGCCGCAAATTGTCATCATGATTTAGCCATTTGCGTAAATTGAGTAAAATGTAATCAAATCACGAAGACTAATTGTGCATTTCGATATATCTTTAAAGTGTGACTCTAacactttttttgttaaaactacAGAAAGAAACCACCACGTCGTATGGAAAGgaaatgacaaaaacaaattcgttgcacattagttttttattgaaaacgttTTTTGCCGTCAACCGTTCATACCACATcctaatcaaatttaaaataattttagtaataccTTAAtgtctgtaataaaaatatgacaatgCAGTCATGATAAAATTATCCCCGTCATCAAATTATATGATAAACGGTAATAAGAGTCGCAAAAAATCTGACGGTATTTTTTCTCTTGGATTTAAAGATCAATCATCTTTTGTGTTGAGTTTTAAATCTAGCACTtagttatcattaaaatatgattcaTTTTCATACAACTCGGTTATCTtcttaggatattttttattttccaacattattatttttggttccATAGATGTACGTAATATAATATACGTAATATAACTCAACTAATTCTATAATTTCGCTTTCCAGAGCTGATGTGATCCAGACACTGACCATGATAATGGTGAGCGGAGCATTCATAATCCAAGCGACACTTAAAGCTGGTGGACCAGTCAACGTGATCAATGAAAATATAGATGGAGGAAGAATGAAGTTCTTGCAGTATGTATCAGAACTATTTATCTGCAAATCCTTTAACAAAACCTCAATTTTTATCAGTATACCGTGAAGGTACTTTTCCTAATTAAGTGCCGCTTACGTattcttcttttgtttacttttggAAGCTGAAAAAACAGTTCTCCATTTTTAGAATGATTAGTTTTATAACGCCATGTTTCAACACAtatggaaatttaattttacctcATTTAGCATCTGGGCTAAATTCATTTGAAGGCCTCAAAATTTTGCTTATTCACACTTCAACAATCAAACCGGGGAACTCTACATAGGAAGCCTGTGCCCAACAATGGGTTTGTttaaaggctggtattatagGTATAACATACGTATTACAGTagtagtatatattatatacaccATTTTAAACCAaccaaacaaaacttaatatcactccacaaaaaaagtatttcgtaacagaatagtttatttaaatttttcaatgACCTCTACTTGCAGATTCACCGGTGATCCAACAGTTCGCGTCGATACTCTCTCAGCTATCGTTGGCCAGCTCTTCATGTCAGTCTCCATCTACGGCTGTCAGCAGACCTTCGTCCAGCGCTACTGTTCCATGTCCAGCGAAGCTCGAGTCAGGAGGACATTACTAGCCAACGTTCCTGCAGTAGCTGTACTGTTCAGTTTATCCTGGGTTGTCGGCATGGCGTTATATGCGGTATATAAATACTGTGATCCATTGTCGTCGGCTCAAATAGCTGCACCTGATGAGGTTCTGCCGTTCTATGTTCAAGATCAGTTTGGATTCTTACCTGGGATGCTTGGATTGTTTTTGGGAAGTCTTTTTAATGGCGCTTTAAGGTTAGTCTGagaatattactttatttttgagTGCTTTACATTAAACGCCGTTGTGATAAAGTCGAAAGCAATTTTGCTTCTAAAACTTGTAGTCGAAAAAGTTATGACGCTTGTAAACATAATCAAACCCCGCTTTTCTTATATAATTTTGGATACAAAGAAAACTCCacgtaatttatatttcaaactgTCATTTTGCCAATGAGTCATTTATTTGTTGTgccaaataaaaccttttgctATTGACATAAAGTTCATTCTTGTGTTTGTGTTATTTCAGTTTCCTTGTATCAAACGTGAACTCTCTCTCTACCGTGACTTGGGAAGACTTTATCTCCTTCGCTCCGGCCTTCAAGGGCATCAGTGATAAGGAGCAGCTGACTGTTATCAAGATAATTGGAGTTGTATACGGTAAATATCATATCTTTAATTCAGTTTCTTGGGATTAAACGAAAACCAAATACCCCAAGGGCAAGGTTTGGAAGTATTCAAGTTGccctttttaaatatgaatatggTGATTCAATTTATGGAAATACCTAAACTAAAATAGTTCGAGGGTAAGAATTCCGAGGGTAAAAACTGGGTTTGTTTTGGAAAAAGCTGTGCAGTTAATAGTGTTACTAATAGCTGTTTACGTACCTATTTATATAAAGAGCTCTTCCATTTTTCAAGACATTTGTCATCTAAAGTATAAAAGCTGGATTTCATTAGCAAACTTTTTGACTAGTCTCCTAATGTCTATTAATAGTAACAATTTCTTTTCAGCAATCGTTATAATGTGTCTATCTCTCTGCGTTGGACTCGTCGGCGGAGTTGTTGAGGGATCACTTTTAGTCACCTCAGCTACCTCTGGTGCTTTACTAGGAGTCTTCATACTAGCAGCATTATGTCCTTTCGCGAATGGCACTGGAGCCCTGTGGGGCATGATAGCGTCACATATCATTACCGCGTGGATGGCGGTTGGAAGGCTGTTGTATGTGGATAAGCAAAAAGCAATGTTGCCTTTATCTGTTGAGGTGAGTGTtgcatttaaaagttaataagtaGGATACAGTACTTAGCTCAATTTAACTATGGGAAATCTGCAATTTATTTGTGGGTTAATGACATAAAGAATTAACGGTGGTACATGGTaatacgaaaatataattttgaacttAGCTCCATACTAGGAAAGGCAAAAGAACAGTAGATATACCTTTGCCTGATACGTGAGACATAAAGGTTAGCATAAAATTGAATTGGTATTAAAGTGTAACTCGTTTATTTCAGCAATGTTCGAATGCAACCCTCACGACGGTATATCATCCGTTAAGACCAGTGGAGGTGAACCAAACGCTGATGAAGCTGGCGCCGATATTTCAATCCATCAACAACACACACCATATTCCCGTTGAATCTGCAGCGTGagtattattacttatatatcTTTCTATTTTGTACCAATAAATAGTTTCAATCTAATGAAAGTGAAAATTGGCCCTAACTACCAACACAGGTGGTTAAGGACTCCACGTTAAAACCACGTTGCACGACGTAGTTAGAACAAAACTTTCTCTTGTGATTGTTATTGGGTTCTCCAAAACTAGCTGGACCCTGTCTTATCAGcttagtatataatataaaagcCTTCATCATACCCATCAAAgtattttctgtttatatttccaatgaaatttgtaaatatagTATTACTTTGTAAGTGAATTTTCCccaacaataaattgtttagcAATATCagttaaacataaattttatgttttattttacagggTCATCGGTCTCCAAAAGTTCTACTCCGTATCCTACATGTGGTACGCAGTCATCGGGACCTTAGTCTGCGTTACCCTTGGCAACATCATCGGCCTCATAACGGGAAGCGAGAAAGATGCCTTCGACGAACGCCTACTCCACCCACTAATCCCTAGAATCGCCAGAAAGTTACCGGGACCAAAGAGGTTTTACAGCACCGAGAAACCCCCAGTTCCTGAGAGCAAGGAGGTGGAAAAAGATTCTTCAGAGAAAACTGATGAAACGAATACTGAACCAAATGAAACTGTGGAGACGAAAGATGTAATTTTCGCGACGACAGGCAGTCGGTTATTTGACGTATATGACGTTAGGAGGTCGCCGACGCCTTCATTAGCGAGATCACGATTgtgattgatattattttattcaaagggTTTTAGTATTAAAAGCACTTTGTGCCATTGATGACGTAACTGCTGAAGCAGTTGCTTAATAGTCAATTATCTAAGATATGACTATGATACTGATTATTTATCGATAATAGATTTTAGGCATTCGTTGATAATGTTGAAGGTTGTATGACATGGGATGCGTTTGACTGTACCGATATGTTGACAGGtcgcattagaatagaaaacaaGTAGAGAACTTATCatgtatgggaatgacattattttttgacGGCTGATGTAAGTTTGACTTGTCAAGTCAATACCTTTGTGTAATGTTACTTGTCCTTAGGTGCTTTATATGTCAATTTAcatcaaaatgtaaattaatagtTGTACATGAAGTGAGTTTGGTGTTATAGAAGGATTGGTtggattcttaaaaatattatttttggtagcACTGTATAGTTTGTCAAAAATACGATGTTTGTAAGAGAACTTGAATATTGATAAGAATATGAAATTCAGAGTGGTTcatgaaataataaagaaaaatgtgctGAAAGTTGTCTATTGATGAAAGAAAACTAGATGGACCTAAATAGCTTtatatataatgtaaaatataatatatgtgtgtAACAAAATCAATTCGTCCAAAAATGcctaaattaaatgaattttctatttatgataatatttgaTAGATAGAGctaaaatttatattgtgtttcgattttaatttgttaatatttacgAAACACGTAGAAAATATAGTGTATATTTGtgtatggaatttaattttaatacaacatGGCGTAGGCGTTAGGCATTTAATAGAATAGAAgagcaaattaattttaagaaaatttaaatatatttcagaatgaaaaatatttacattagtacctaactattttaaaatgaatatgtaGAAAGTAacatgttttaaacatattattattgtataaaaagtttagatttagtcattttttcTCTGACTGTTACTTGTTAAGTTTGAAAAAACTGAGTAACCGTTTCATTCCAgccatataaatatatttatcaaggaaaaaatatttactgtatATAGAGAACATAATTACTTGATTTTAGGAAAGcatttatgaatttataaatcaattttacgGGTTATTTTGCATTTACgataaaatttagaaattcaAGTCGCGGAATATTccgtaaaattaatttataacataaatgtaaaataaatgataattgttatttgaaattaactatatttattttacgaatttttATCTGTGTGATAATAGTGTTTattcgatattattatttttgtaaatatttaatcattagATTATTTAGTATCAAATAGGAATAAATCGCTCGGTCTATAAATTAATCagttatttaatgataataatttaagtattatttgtcATAAACctcatttaatcattttatattaagtaaagtacttaaatatatattttgtatttgatagtTTGTACAAAGGAGTTTTTATAGCAaacgaaaaatttaatattttttttttataaattaatactgTCTTGTATCCCATGTGATGAAAATGACTAATTAAAGCCTTGTTCAAACCAAATGTGTTTGGTAGCATAAATTTGGTCTTCTTCTTTTCGTGTGTTTGACGTACAGCCTTGTGTCAGAGGTTTTTTAAACCTCCCCTAAACCGCTGACATTTAACACCCTTGAAAATAACTGAGTTGCGTTAGTTTCACATGAATTCGGAGATGTGTGCGTGCTGGGGTTTGAAACTACAACACTTGACTCAGCAGTCCAACGGCCATACCCCTAGGCTATCACTGTGCGCTGCTAAAAGTGAGTGTGCGGGCTACGCagtttatagtaataataataaataaatgcggacaacatcacatacattgttctgaacccaaagtaagttgcagaagcacttgtgttatggaattcagatacaacgaaggtaccacaaacacccagacccgagacaatgtagaaatgttaatttttacattgacccgaccggggatcgaacccgggacctcagagctagcgacaccttgaaaccggtgcgtacgccactcgaccacggaggtcgtcaattatagtatttccatacattttatctttttaattaatgtaccCGACCGACGCTATGAAGCTAATCGGTTACATTTGATAGCATATCGCCGGCAGTTACTGATAATAAAATCTAGTTTCACAAACTCACTGTGAACCTGCTCAAATTTACCTTCAATCCAAGTCCTACAATCATTTACGTCAAAGTTTATGAAAACGATTTAACGTTTCGATAAACTacgtgaaaacaaaacaaaataaaaatgtttttatttatagtaggCCTAAAACAGGAGCTTAAGAAATGTTAGCTACCATAGCTGGTGAGCCGAAATTCTCATTGCTCTGGAGAAGAACTGGTCGAGACTCCATAAATTCcccataaattaaaatgtttttctgtgaCGAATCAATTGTAGGGTAATTTGTCTAGAAAGGCTGAAAATACATTTGGTTTGAGAAGGGTTTTCATAAACTTTTTGAGTCGGTGTgctcaatgaaataaaatatgaaaacttaaaattgaaacataaagttattttttaaaatttatattagcGTATGTCCACTTGCCATCTCAAGATAGATATTCGATGTAAATATTGGCAATGCCGTCCAAGTAGGCTATgagataattttgttatttctttaccCGATTGTTTCAGAAGGGTAATgcgttttaatataaatgtagcTCAATTAACTACGAAATCGAGATGTCTCGTGATTTTTGAcagtattattgtatttttgtagaaCATTGTACGGTAAAtgttaatgataatatttattagttaaaagactataaattgtattgaataaaaGTATACAGACTatggggtattttatttattattatttgtttttttttaagcctatATCATTTTGTCAGAGATTTAATTATCGACCTGataacaaaatcatattttaaaagtgattaataataaaataaactcattaaGAACCTCAGAAATCTGGCTACGAAAACTGATtcagaagataaataaaaataatccacagatttttttatgttagacATGTACTAAACAAATCGTCGTGAAATTTCACATGATAGTACAATTTGCACCCTTCACTGGTTTAGTACAGCCAtaaactcaaaataaacaaatgccaCTCATAACGAAAACCCTCCGATCACAAATCAAGCCCAAAGTACTCAATAAACGCGGTCATCAATTCTCCACCCGTTATGAAACAGTCACAAGGGCTGGCAGTGATGGAACTGAGCCTGTGACGTCACGCCACGAGTTTCTTATGCAAATCCCAGGAAAAGGGACACTTGCTACATCGTCGAATCCAATTTGCGTTTCAATGAGACGCTGTTATAGCTCCGTGGACTTATTCTGAAGTTTTAGGAACAATTCGCAGATCTTAAGGGATACAGAATTTTGTTTTGAGGAATTTATGTATTAGATACGGCCACTGTGTCAATATTCAGCAATCTCTGAATTCCAAACATTCTTGCTGTGAAGACCAAAcacttttccatttttattttttctctatatattatttttatgtgtcttCCAAGAGCCTTAAGTCTATTTCTCAAAAAATCTGCGCACCTGTCTAAAACCCCGGTTGCGAAGAAGAAATGCGAAGAATCCAATTCTCGGTCTCTATAAAAAACGTTAACCTATTTCAACGTAAAAACTCCTATCTCTTTACGTTAAACCAGATAAACTTACTTAGCTTATAAAACAGAATACAGTCCTcaagagattttatttcaatttccgTGAGACTTTCCATTTTGTCGTCAGCAACAGTTTTTCCTCTAACAAGCTAATTAAGCCTGTAGCCAGTAGTGTCCAGCCTACCAGTACTTTTCGATTGTCACCGACAGTACAGGCGAGACCAAAAGCCTGCGATAATCCTGGCTTAATTACAATCGATCGATGGAAGTGGAAACCATTTTGGATTTACAGATACTTCTGGGAAGTGCTGAATATTTGGCTCcgtttgataatgttttttggTTTCTTAGGTGTTTTACTATGCAATTAGTTTGGTAACCTTAATAAAAAAGCTATGGAGTTTTCAGAatatatcttcttcttctaatatataaaattttcgtgtcacgatgttagttaccgtactcctccgaaacgggtcgaccgatttttatgtaattctgtatacatattgggtaggtctgagaatagaacaacatctattttcatacccctaagtgataagggttgctcacactaaaaaaatatatttttttttttggacgaaattgtttgttttatttttttttataatgtggcatcaaaaatacatacaactagaaaaaaaaaatcggcaaaacaacgttagctgggtcagctagttaattTATAAGTCAGAAGCGTTGTTCGTAATAGGTCTTGGTTACTTTTAGTAGGAGGAACTCGACTCAGAGTGATTATTACATTTAAGCAATCATCCGACTAGATATAATACGTTAGTTAAAAAAagagtactagctgttgcccgcggatCCACCCGCAACAAATTGCCTCATAGGAGCATTgtatcgggataaaaactatcctatatgaaaatccaggttataaactaatTGTGTAttagtttcatctaaatcttcATCTAGATCTTCAGAAAGTTTGTGTGggtacaaactttcacgtttataatatttataggatTCTTGTTTTACACCCACACCGACttctaataacattaaaaaatcaaatgataAAGTTCAAAACTAATATAGTCCTCTTTGAAAAATGACCTTCACTGTCAGTATTTCATATTGACACTTTGTGAAGCACCAGTGATTTGTGTACGAGACAGTGTTATGCAAGGAGGCGTGAGCTTTTATGGATCTAAATCTTTTTCCAATAATGCGTTTTAGAATGGGAGGTTCATCAATATCGCTTCAACGGTTTTTGAGAGCTCGAGCAGAAATTGCGGTGACCGTAGAAATTCTGTTTTGCCTTGTTTTGGAGTTATAATTATATGATAATACAAGTACTAGTTGTTCTACTGGTGGGCACAGGCTTCATTACTGATAATAAGCGTTTCAGCATTGATCACCTCGCCAGCTCTCAGCGGGTCGGTGATTTCAGAGTCCAATGTTTGgtatccaggtttcctcatgatttttaattacttacttttcaGTTGTTTCTTAgcataattaagaaaatacaagatataactttgaaaagcaataatggtactttgcctgcggtAGGACCCAAACTCAATCTTGAGCATAGAAATCTAAAAGTTTCTATTGTTTAGTCAAAAATTCTAAATCGCCGACCTATCAATGAACTTGCATAAGAGGGTGTTGACCCGCGATCATTTCATTTCTATCTGGTTTCCTTAGATTTCTGTCTACGAGTTAAACAATTCCAGATCGATGTACATATTGGTACGCATATTCTTGCCATACAAACCCAATTAAATCCCAAATAAACCGCTTATTTCACGTCGAAATATTCTCACGTTACGGAATACCCCTGTCGTTCCCATCTAAGATATTTAAGGCATGCAAATTGTATAATACACTTACGTATGATGGTTTGGAAACTGTGGGACGCCTAAACGATGTTCATTAGACGCCATATTATATTCAATGATTATCTCTCCGAATAGTTATTATGATATAgacaaatattgttttggaattaataaacttaagatagagttagttttaatattacattttggtGTTGAGAAGACATAGTCTAGTCATAATTATTTGGTGTCTGTATGTAGAAACGTTTTAAgaggataaccgagtggttgaggtcatcacaccaaacccacattgcgcaacgtgtcgcgggttcgttccccgcgtaggacaagcatttgtgtgatccacgaatgcttgttctgagtctgggcgtctttgtgcatgtgaattgtatgtttgtaaaactccccgcgacacaaggatcaaagtccttagtgcgggagtcgtttaaaaaaaaataagtaaaaaaacgtacaaaaaatTCCAACTGAGACCGAGAATTACTGACAAAAAGAGagcaaaaaacaattttccttttCATCTGATAtgaataaagttattataataccaTCCTATAAACTTCAAACAGCTGAGCGCGGGCCTATTTACATATAGAGAAagcaaataaagaaagaaatacgCTAATGAAAGTCCATGCATTAAGCTGGCTCTGCTCTATGCATATGAAGCTATATGAACGGAGTTTGGATTGCTTGCTTTGAAAAATTTTTGAGAGCaatttgcaaattttatttcctccagaatataaaacttattcatAAATACGTTCTATTAGTacgactgcatggatagccgagaggttgag
This is a stretch of genomic DNA from Trichoplusia ni isolate ovarian cell line Hi5 chromosome 6, tn1, whole genome shotgun sequence. It encodes these proteins:
- the LOC113494901 gene encoding sodium-coupled monocarboxylate transporter 1, translated to MNSGWLAWECIVFGLFVCASSCAPLWRRRRDASAGGSAKQAYIFAGGGVSTLAMILSVARGTLGVRSFLGFPSELVYYGSAMWETLYGIILAFPLVCWIFVPVYYRLHTNSVYEYLQMRFGSRWVRRMAAATFLLRQVLNLSVTVYTPTVALHAVLALPHWASAAALTIVGIVFNLLGGLAAAIRADVIQTLTMIMVSGAFIIQATLKAGGPVNVINENIDGGRMKFLQFTGDPTVRVDTLSAIVGQLFMSVSIYGCQQTFVQRYCSMSSEARVRRTLLANVPAVAVLFSLSWVVGMALYAVYKYCDPLSSAQIAAPDEVLPFYVQDQFGFLPGMLGLFLGSLFNGALSFLVSNVNSLSTVTWEDFISFAPAFKGISDKEQLTVIKIIGVVYAIVIMCLSLCVGLVGGVVEGSLLVTSATSGALLGVFILAALCPFANGTGALWGMIASHIITAWMAVGRLLYVDKQKAMLPLSVEQCSNATLTTVYHPLRPVEVNQTLMKLAPIFQSINNTHHIPVESAAVIGLQKFYSVSYMWYAVIGTLVCVTLGNIIGLITGSEKDAFDERLLHPLIPRIARKLPGPKRFYSTEKPPVPESKEVEKDSSEKTDETNTEPNETVETKDVIFATTGSRLFDVYDVRRSPTPSLARSRL